From the genome of Lutzomyia longipalpis isolate SR_M1_2022 chromosome 2, ASM2433408v1, one region includes:
- the LOC129789433 gene encoding uncharacterized protein LOC129789433: protein MVCVLFYLKFWLFFQISRAFSAKTDTNQHTNIRCDELCNEEALKLFSTNLKSDCQRGCRYFNIEFLSSAGNLNKVTDLNTTNDLCKSSCTDAYYEKVKREACQVGCGKMFELQSKSPYIHGWLVYMGASTDRDHSGGVMYMQPDLYTPPSDDDWIVFDTAFRPQDYDSLHPYKLTQTHIQTMPIYPVRKHISTQFCIPTWMWMIPIMLVFAIVWIQYGNAIRNVFIYEDVEEDDDDTEEEGSTTKKIEEDFIVALDSYFYPTPSIPPPPKYSEKEEAILMSSDDEENLLRISSDNRNRNTPKA, encoded by the exons ATGGTGTGTGTGTtgttttatctaaaattttggctattttttcaaataagtCGTGCGTTTAGTGCAAAAACTGATACAAATCAGCACACAAACATCCGCTGCGATGAGCTGTGTAATGAGGAGGCTCTAAAGTTGTTTTCCACg aATCTCAAATCGGACTGCCAGCGAGGATGTCgttattttaatattgaattCTTATCGAGTGCTGGGAATCTCAATAAAGTGACCGACCTAAATACTACAAATGATCTCTGCAAATCAT CCTGCACTGATGCCTATTATGAGAAGGTAAAGCGGGAAGCTTGCCAGGTGGGCTGTGGAAAGATGTTTGAGTTACAGTCCAAATCTCCGTACATTCATGGGTGGCTGGTGTACATGGGTGCCTCAACAGACCGCGATCATAGTGGTGGGGTAATGTATATGCAGCCGGATTTATACACTCCACCATCAGACGATGATTGGATTGTCTTCGATACTGCCTTCCGTCCGCAAGACTATGACAGCTTACATCCGTACAAATTAACCCAAACTCACATTCAAACAATGCCCATCTATCCTGTCCGGAAGCATATCTCTACACAATTCTGCATCCCAACGTGGATGTGGATGATCCCCATAATGTTGGTGTTTGCGATTGTATGGATTCAATATGGTAACGCTATTCGTAATGTTTTCATTTACGAGGATGTAGAAGAAGATGATGATGACACAGAAGAGGAAGGATCAACaacgaagaaaattgaagaggaCTTTATCGTAGCTCTGGattcatatttttatccaaCACCATCTATTCCACCACCACCCAAATACTCAGAAAAGGAAGAGGCAATTCTCATGAGTAGTGATGATGAGGAAAATCTTTTGCGAATCAGTTCAGATAATCGCAATCGAAACACACCCAAAGCCTAA